One genomic segment of Candidatus Thermodiscus eudorianus includes these proteins:
- a CDS encoding enoyl-CoA hydratase-related protein, producing MPIRVERDPLISWIIIDREDKGNSLDYEHARELANAIKGECEDQNTTVIAIRGAGERFFSTGVDLESVAKITGTDDAWKIMYEGLGGVCRALSECSKPVIAAVNGHAVGIGFELLYASDIAVAVRKAKLGSPAVKWGMVPPATPTVGPWLIGYKRAAFIALTGLLITAEEALEYGIVNMVVDNVDELVAKVREVAEAIASNDQWAVRTAKELLREARPHLMLQRGLMSLVYSASRPETVERARGFLDSKNKK from the coding sequence ATGCCTATCCGAGTAGAGAGGGACCCCCTCATATCCTGGATAATCATTGACAGGGAGGATAAGGGGAACAGCCTAGACTACGAGCACGCAAGAGAACTAGCGAATGCAATCAAGGGTGAATGCGAGGATCAAAACACAACTGTTATCGCGATAAGAGGAGCCGGTGAGAGGTTCTTCTCGACAGGGGTGGACCTGGAGTCGGTAGCGAAAATAACTGGGACGGATGACGCGTGGAAGATAATGTATGAGGGCCTAGGCGGGGTCTGCAGAGCGTTATCCGAGTGCAGTAAACCCGTTATCGCCGCTGTCAACGGGCATGCAGTCGGCATAGGATTCGAGCTGCTATACGCCAGCGATATCGCAGTCGCTGTGAGGAAGGCTAAGCTGGGTAGCCCGGCGGTTAAATGGGGAATGGTGCCCCCCGCAACGCCTACCGTGGGCCCGTGGCTCATTGGGTATAAGAGGGCTGCCTTCATAGCCTTGACTGGCTTACTCATTACAGCTGAAGAGGCCTTGGAATATGGGATAGTTAATATGGTTGTCGACAACGTAGACGAGCTCGTGGCAAAGGTAAGAGAGGTTGCAGAGGCCATTGCCTCCAATGACCAGTGGGCTGTTCGAACTGCTAAGGAGTTGTTACGGGAGGCGAGGCCGCATCTAATGCTCCAGCGAGGATTGATGAGCCTGGTGTATTCTGCTTCGAGGCCAGAGACTGTGGAGAGGGCTAGAGGGTTCCTAGACAGTAAGAATAAGAAATAA